AATTTAGAAAGCAACTGGTACCTTTTTGCCAAGTGGCAAGAATAAAAGCACTTCTGCTGTTCACCACTATAATGATAAACAATTTAGCAGTCCCTGTAAAAAGTGAACATACTGCACAGCAGGCTCTATTTTTGTGTAGTATGGTGTTCCAGAGTTCTTATTCAAGCTTTTGTGAAGTACTAATGATCGAGAAATGTAAGACATTTAACAGGAATGAGCTATTCACTGTAAGTAAAATCTACTGCtatagttttaaaaaaaatatttcctaaaatgtagaATAAAGATCTTCAAGTTATATTTATTAGATGTTTTAAATTTGAACATAGGCCATTATGCCACtttttagtcaaacatataAGAAATACCTATTGTCTAATATACAATGCTTACAAGATATGGGAACCAAGTAAGACCTCCTTTCCAAAGACTTTTAAATTTTGTATTAATTGGTTGGGATTCTTGGGGTTTAGCTTAAATTTTTCTTTATTCAACTGTGAATATCACTTATTGAAGTGCAATGCTGGTGAAACAGAAGGCCGAGGAGCcaaagtatttgtatttttttttttttttacatctgtgTTTCATATCAATAAACGTTTACAATTCCATATTTCAAAAGCATCTGTTACggttgtttttagtttatattcAATTGGATACGGTTGGTGATTGCTTCATTGAGAAAAGTGAAAATTGTTATACAAGTTAATGACCATTGATCAACAATCAATGAACAGTCTGGTTGCTTTGCTGATGAACAGAAACACTCCTGCTCTGGATTATTTTAAAACCCATCATCTGACGTCTCTTCATCCCAGCTGCAGGGTTCCCGGCCTTCTGCTTTAAATTCCACTTCCAGGTCATAGACAAAACCAGGGTCATCTTTCTGCCTTCTGTTGCACTCAAAGAGTTCATCCATTTGGGCCTTCTTGCGGGCCAGATCCTCATCATCCAGCTTGTTGAGGTCCTCCTCAGGGTCCAAGCGGAGGGAGGCAAGAGTATGCTCTAGACTGCGGCCCTGCATGTGATCCTGCAACACGATATGAAGCCTCTCCAGTTGTGCCAACGTCACACCTTCCAGGTATTCCCTGTGCCGAACGTGGTACTTCATTCTGTTAGCAGCTGTGCAGCAGTCTGTGGGTGAATGCGTAGATTAacatcaatttcaatgtcttgtGAGTTTAGTATGGGGATATCtgtaatttataaaaataaatttgaatGGCACACTGAAATTCAGTTGACCCCGGAAATTGCAGAGGAATTTTACTTATCACAATCCATTTGCcgcacaacaacaaaaaccttCACGCAGCATGGAGTTGTTTTTATCTGTAAGAAACAACttcaggggccgtattcacaaaacatcttaaagcTGAAAGTAGCTCCCAACTTGGTGATTTAGGATAAACTCTTGAAAACAATCGGTACAAATTTTaggactcctacatttttggtCTAAGACTATTTCAAGGAATTTTAACACTAAAACCATCTCATGAATCTGAAAAGTTAGGGGATTCCTAAATCATTAAGACCAAATACTAAAATAGCTGCTGCTGGCAATCTGCCTCGTTATGCAGGCGTCTGAGAGCCCTGGGACACTGTACACCACTGTGGCAATAGGCCACAGAGCTTTAGGAGCTGAGCCTCCTAATAAATGTTTCAGATTATATAATCTGCAATgacatgtacagtgagggaaaacattatttgatcccctgctgattttgtatgtttgcccactgacaaagaaatgatcagtctataattttaatggtaggtttatttgaacagtgagagacagaataacattaaaaaaaatccagacaaatgcatgtcaaagattttataaattcatttgcattttaatgagtgaaataagtatttgatcccctctcaatcagaaagatttctgtctcccaggtgtctttaacacaggtaacgagctgagattaggagcacactcttaaagggaccgctcctaatctcagtttgttacctgtataaaagacagaagcaatcagattccaaactcttcaCCATGGCAAacaccaaagagctgtccaaggatgtcagggacaagattgtagacctatacaaggctggaatgggctacaagaccatcgccaagcagcttggtgagaaggtgacaacagttggtgcgattattcgcaaatggaagaaacacaaaagaactgtcaatctcccactgtctgggctccatgcaagatctcaccttgtggagttgcaatgattatgagaacagtgaggaatcagcccagaactacatgggaagatcttgtcaatgatctcaaggcagctgggaccatagtcaccaagaaaacaattggtaacacactacgcgtgaaggactgaaatcctgcagcgccgcaaggtccccctgctcaagaaatcTCATGTACAGgcttgtctgaagtttgccagtgaacatctgaatgattcagaggagaattggctgaaagttttgtggtcagatgagaccaaaatcgagctctttggcatcaactcaacttgccgtgtttggaggaggaatgctgcatatgaacccaagaacaccatccacgccgtcaaacatggatgtgtaaacattatgctttgggggggttcttctgctaaggggacaggacaacttcaccgcatcaaagggacaatggacggggccatgaACCGTCCactcttgggtgagaacctccttccctcagccagggcattgaaaatggttcgtggatgggtattccagcatgacaatgacccaaaagaCACGGTCAAAGGCAACAAagaagtggctcaagaagaagcacattaaggtcctggagtggccttgccaatttccagaccttaatcccatagaaaatctgtggagggagctgaaggtttgagttgctaaacttcagccttgaaaccttaatgatttggagaagatctgcaaagagtagtgggacaaaatccctcctgagatgtgtgccaACCTGGTGgacaactacaagaaacatctgacctttgtgattgccaacaagggttttgccaccaagtactaagtcatgttttgcagaggggtcgaatacttatttcactcattaaaatgaaaatctatttataacatttttgacatgcattttctggattttcttgttCTTATttggtctctcactgttcaaataaacctaccattaaaattatagaattataatttctttgtcagtgggccaacgtacaaaatcagcaggagataaaaaaaaaaaaaaataataatcctcACTGTATAGCAAGGTTCATTTATgcagaaatacatttgttacgTTTTTTTATAGTCCACATACATTTACTGATAGAGAAAAAAACAGTGGTCTAGTGTAGCTTAATGTCCTATTACTTGTGGTAGTTGTTTGTTGCTTAAATTCTGCAATCACTGCCCTTGCCTGACACTGAAAAGAATACCAGGTGTTTGCACTAATCAGTGGTTCTGGACAGAAGTGGGAAAGCTACATTAATCTGAAAGcagtttcttttttattcatttttatttaaattatttcccACTCTAAATTTTCCTTTAATGTACTTTCATGCACAAGTTGGCTAAGAAGTAAAAGCAGTTCCTGCGTCCAGTTTGCACAATGTAGTGTCACGTCTTAATAACAGCCATGGTTGTTCGAGTGATAATTTAAATGCTGCTTATATGCATATCCATTAATTGTTTATGAGCTTGTAAGAGgttgacaattagctgaacatatacTTGACaagtcagtatatcattcttggaTTCATGTTTAATCATTCACTCTTGACACTTTTACTCTATCTTCATTTCAATGTGGCAAACATGACACATTCTTATACAGTTTTGCTATggtgaattcactgacagagatcCATCccttatcagccaatcactgggGTCATTGTAAGCTTTTTCATGGAACATGACCTCTTTAGAAATTTCTTAGCTCAAgatttctccccattccttaaTAAAAGTTGGTctcagcagctttgtgaatagattttaagaggaaactcttagctagaaACTGCATTTGGGAGGCCTCTTAGTCACTGGTGCATCCGGCTGTAGTGTACTGGCTTTTGATCGTGATAACGGAATTGAAACACACA
The nucleotide sequence above comes from Esox lucius isolate fEsoLuc1 chromosome 8, fEsoLuc1.pri, whole genome shotgun sequence. Encoded proteins:
- the cep19 gene encoding centrosomal protein of 19 kDa; amino-acid sequence: MQFVAKRCGVKFSPPSVVLIYESKDTKTIRKRIIPVRNFSKCSDCCTAANRMKYHVRHREYLEGVTLAQLERLHIVLQDHMQGRSLEHTLASLRLDPEEDLNKLDDEDLARKKAQMDELFECNRRQKDDPGFVYDLEVEFKAEGREPCSWDEETSDDGF